The DNA sequence CCATGGGAATGCCGTGGGCGATGCGGGTCACCCGCACACCGAGCGGCTTGATGAGGCGCGCCAGGTAGAGCGCCGTCGCCTCCCCCTCGGTGGTCGGATTGGTGGCGATGATCACCTCCTGCACCCCGTGCTCGCCCAGGCGGCGGAGGAGCGACGTCACGTTCAGATCGTCGGGGCCGACCCCGTCGAGCGGCGCGAGGGTGCCGCCGAGCACGTGATAGCGGCCGCTGAAGCCGCCGGACCGTTCGACGGCGGCGAGGTCGGCGGATTCCTCGACGACGCAGAGGACATCACCGCGACGCCGCGGATCGCCGCACAGCTCGCACGGATCGCTGCCGGCCAGCGCGCAACACTGCGAACAGGTCCGCAGGTCGTCGCGCAGCGCCGCCAGGGCCGCCGCCAGCGCCTCGACATCGCCCCGCTCGGTGCGGCTGAGGTGAAAGGCCAGCCGGGTGGCGGTCTTCTCACCGATGCCGGGGAGTTTCGTCAGCTCTTGAATGACCCGCGCCAGCGGCGCCGGTACCGTTGCCATCGGTGTTGCCCTCCTCCACCGCCCCGAGTCGATCGCGCAGCGCTCACCCCATGCCCGGCAGCTTGAGCCCACCCGTGAGCTTGCTCATCTCGTCGGCCATCTGCTGCTGCGCGCTGCGCAGCGCCTGATTCACCGCCGCGATCACCAGGTCCTGCAGCATCTCCACGTCGCCGCCGGCGAGGGCGGCGGGCTCGATCTGCAGGCGCACCAACTCGAGACGGCCGTTCACGGTCGCGCGCACCATGCCGCCGCCGGCACTGGCCTCGACGCTGCGCGCCGCCGCCTCCTCCTGGACGCGCTGCAACCGCTCCTGGAGATCCTGCGCCTGCTTGAACAGATCACCGAGCCCCGGCACCTTGCTCATTTCCCCTCCCGGCGGCGCGGCCGCCGCTCGCGCACTTCCGCCACCTCGCCGCCGAGGATCTCGACCGCGGCCTTGACGGCGGGATTCTGCAACGCGGCGCTGGTGAGCTCGGCGGTGCTCGGGCGCGGTGGCTCAACGGGCGCGTTGCCGTTGCTGGCGTCGCCGACCTCGACCTGGACGCGCAGCGGCCGCCCGAAGAAGCGGCCTGCCAGCTCCTCGATCAACGACAGATGATCGCGCCGCGACAGGTAGTCGAAGCGGAATCCGCGCGGCACCGCCAGGATCGCGACGTCGGCATCGAGCTGGCGCACCGCGCACTTCGCGAGATGATCGGCCAGCGTCGGCCGCTCCGCGTGCGCGAACGCGACGAAGTCCTCCCACCCCCCGTTTCCGGCCGACGCGGGCACCGGCGGCGGCGCGGATGGCGCGGTGGTGGCCGCGCGCGCCGCCGGCGCGGCGGCCGCCGGGCGCGGCGCCGGCGCCGACGTCGCCGCGCGCGCCGGCGCACCGCTGCCGCCGCGCAGGCGTGCCTCGAGATCGGCGAGCCGCTGCAGGACCTCCTCGATCGGCAGCAGGGCCGGCAGCGTCGCCAACTTCAGCAACGCCATCTCGAGCACCAGCTTCGGATACGGCGTGCGCGCCACCTCCTCGTCGGCCGCGAGCAGCACGTGGAAGGCGCGGTCGCAATCCACCGCCGCGGCGCGCGCCGCCTGGGCGCGCAGCGCCGCCAACTCGTCGTCGGCCATGTCGGGCAGAACGGCGCCGTTGCTCACCTTGGCCACCGCGAGATTGCGGAAGTGCTCGAGCAGGTCGCGGGTGAAGCGGCGGAGGTCGCAGCCGCGCTTGTAGGCGTCGTCGAGCGGCGCCAGGACGCGCGCCGGATCGCGATCGATCACGGCGTCGGCCAGCGCCGCGATCACCGCGCGATCGGCGAGCCCGAGCACGTCGAGCACCGCCGCGTCCGCGACGTCGGCGCCGGCGAGCACCTGGTCGAGCAGCGACTGCGCGTCGCGCATGCTGCCCTCGCCCTCGCGGGCCAGGGTGAAGAGCGCCCGGTCGCTGATCGCGACGCCGTCGGCGTCGACGATCTGGCGCAGGCGGGCGACCACCTGGCGCAGCGGAATGCGGCGGAAGTCGTAGCGCTGACAGCGCGACTGCACCGTCGCCGGCAACTTGTGCGGGTCGGTGGTGGCGAAGATGAACTTGACGTGCGGCGGCGGCTCCTCGAGCGTCTTCAACAGCGCGTTGAAGGCGCTGTTGGAGAGCATGTGCACCTCGTCGATGATGTAGATCTTGAAGCGGCTCTTCGCCGCCTGGTAGCGCACGTTCTCGATGATCTCGCGCACGTCGTCGACGCCGGTGTTGGAGGCGCCGTCGATCTCGAGCACGTCGACCGCGCTGCCGGCGGTGATCTCGCGGCAGTTCGCGCACTCGTTGCAGGGGGTCGGCGTCGGCCCGCGCTCGCAGTTGAGCGCCTTGGCGAGGACGCGCGCCGCCGTCGTCTTGCCGACGCCGCGCACGCCGGTGAAGAGGAAGGCGTGCGCCACGCGGCCGGCGCGAATGGCGTTGCTGAGCGTGCGGGCGACGTGCTCCTGACCGACGAGATCCTCGAAGGTCTGCGGCCGCCACCGGCGGGCCGACACGAGATACGTCACTTCACCCTCGCCCTCGCCGGAGTGGGTACCAGTGATAGCTAGGCTTCCCCGCGGCACAGAGAGGGAGTCGGTACCGCTGCTTCCTTCCGGACCTGACGGGGTTCGCGACGCTCCCTTGCGCGGGACCTAGCTATCACTCGTACTCACGCGTACTCACTCGCGACGCCTCCATTGCTACTCCCACCCCATCCACGGCGCAACCGCGCGCGGCGCGCGCGAACGGAGAGGGTGGGATTCGAACCCACGATACCTTTTGGGTATACGCGCTCTCCAGGCGCGCCCCTTCGACCACTCGGGCACCTCTCCATGCGCCGCGGTACGGTGCCCGTTCGCCGTCGCGACGTCAACGGGGTGGCGACGGCGACTCCCGCCGATCATCGCGTCGCGGCCTGCGTTGACCTGCGCGGCGGCGCGCACTAGATCGGCGCGGCGTCATGACCGTCCCCTGCCCCGCGTGCGGCGCGCCGACGTCGGCCGGCGATCACACCTGCGCGCGGTGCGGGCAACGGCTGACCACGGCGGCGCCGCTGCCCGAGGGCATCGCCACCGGCCCCGGCATGCTGGTATCCGCGGGCTTCGGCCGACGCACGCTGGCACGGCTGCTCGATCTCGTGCTCACCGGCTTCCTCGGCGGCGCGCTGGCCGCGGTGATGCTGCTGGCGCTGGGCGGCGACGAGGCGCTGCTCGACCGCAACCTGCCCGCGGCGGGATTCGAGATGTGGCTGGCGCGGACGCTGATGATGCTCACCTACCACGGCGTCGCCGAATCGCTGGGCGGCGCGACGCTGGGCAAGCTCATCTTCTCCCTCGACGTGGTCGGCGAGGACGGGCTCCCCATCTCGCTCGGGCGCGGTCTGTTGCGCAACCTGTGGGTCCTGGTCGACAGCCTCGCCTTCGGGCTCGTCGCCTACGTCGCCATGCGCCGCTCGCCGCGACACCAGCGGCTCGGCGACCGCCACGCGCGCACGCTCGTCGTGCACCGCCGCGATCTGCCCGCCGCCGCCCGCCGCCGCCCGGCGACGGTGGCGCACGGCATCCTGATCGGCCTCGCCTTCGCCGCCGCGATCTGCGCCCTCGCCATCCTGCTCGCCGGCGCCGCGGCGCCGACCGAACCCACGGCTTGATCGCGCCGCCGTTCGCAGGCAGGGAGAGCGCGGAGGAGCGCCGCATGGATCTCGGCCGTCTCGGCGTCTGGACCTTTCTCGACCTGATGAGCGCCGGCGAGGCCGCCGCCTTCGCCCAGCGCGTCGAGGCGCTCGGCTACACGACCCTCTGGCTGCCGGAGGCGATCGGCCGCGATCCCTTCGCCCTGCTCGGCTTTCTCGCCGCGCGCACCACACGGCTGCAGCTCGCCACCGGCATCGCCAACATCTACGCGCGCGACCCGATGACCATGCGCGCGGTCCAGCAGACGCTGGCCGAGCTCTCGGGCGGCCGGTTCATCCTCGGCCTCGGCGTCTCCCACGCGCATCTGGTGAGCGGCGTCCGCGGCCACGAGTACAAGCAGCCGATCCCCGCCATGCGCGAGTACCTGGACGCGATGGCCGGCGCGCTCTATCGGGCCGTCGAGCCGGCCGAGGAGGCGCCGATCATGCTCGCGGCGCTGCGGCCGGCGATGCTACGCCTGGCGCGCGCCCGGGCGCGCGGCGCGCATCCGTACTTCACCACCCCGGAGCACACCGCCCGGGCGCGCGAGATCCTCGGCCCCGATGCCTGGCTGGCGCCGGAGCAGAAGGTCCTCCTCGACACCGACCCGGGGCGCGCCCGCGCCACGGCGCGGGCGACGATGCAGATCTACCTCGGGCTGCCGAACTACCAGAACAACCTCCGCTGGCTCGGCTTCACCGACGACGACATCGCCAACGGCGGCAGCGACCGCCTGGTCGACGCCATCGTCGCCTGGGGGGACGAGCAGGCGATCCGCGATCGCATCCGCGCCCACCACGACGCCGGCGCCAATCACGTCTGCATCCAACCCCTGCGCGTCGATGGCGTCCCCGGCCCCGATCTGACCGTGCTCGAGGCGCTCGCGCCGGCACGCCGCTGACGAAAATCGCGGCTGCGGCGCCGCCGGGCCTCTGCTAGTCCTGACGCCCGAGAGGATCCGCGATGCGCCGACTCGCCCGTACGATCACCCTCCTGGCCGCCGCCCTGCTGCTGACCACCACGCCGGCGCTGCGCGCCCACGCGGTCGAGGGCGGCAACGCCGACACCGACATCGACGACGACGAGGGCGTCGACGTGCCGTCCGGCAAGGTCCGCGATCCCGACGAGATCGCGCCGCCGGACGCCAAGCCGCGCGCCCACGACGAGATTCCGTTTCCGGACGCCAAGCCGCGCGCCCACGACGAGATCCAGCCGCCCGACATCACGATCCCGCAGTAGCCGGGGCGCGGTCAGCCGCCGCCGCAGCCGTCGAGCGCGCGCGTCACCGCCGCGACCAGCTCGTCGATCGTCACCACGCCGTCGACGTTGCCGTCGACCGCCGCGCACAGCGCCGCGCCCGACTCGCCGAGGGCGATCCGCACCGCGGTGATCAGCTCGTCGATCGACACCGTGCCGCCGAAATCGCAGTCGCCGGCGCAGGCCGCGTCCGGCGCCAGGCGCCAGCCCATGTCGGTGAACGCCGCCGCCGCCAGTCCGACCTCGTGCAGCGACGACTCGAAGAACGGCTCCATCAACTCGAGGGGCGCCAGCGCATCGCTCCAGTGACTCGCCGAGGACCCCGCCTGCGCGAACGCCGGCGCGTACATCTGGACCCGCCCCTGGCCGTCGGCGCCGGCGGCGAGCACGCCGCTCGCCGCCCGCACCGTCGCGCCGTTCCACAGCAGCGACCCGGTGGCCTCGATCGCCGACCGCCGCTGGGCGTTGGTCATGGTGTCGAGCGTCTTGTTCGAGCGCGCGTCGAGCAGGAAGGTCAGGAAGACGTCGTCGCGCCCCTGGAAGCGGGCGCCGGTGTCCACGTCGACGAAGGTGATGAACCCCAGGCCGTGTCCGAGCTCGTGCAACACGACGGTGACGAAGTCCGAATCCTCGCCCGGCGCGTTGCCGTCCAGGCCGTAGTACCAGCCGGCGGGAAACGGACAGGTGGTGCCGAAGGCGCTGTTGAAGGTGGCGTCGATGTCGTCCTCGTCCGGCGCCAGATCCATGCCCGCCAGGCTGTCGGCCAACGCCGAGGGATAGAACGTGTTGGCGCGCGGCGCGCCGGCAAAGTCGCGGAACACGCTCACCGGCCCCGCCACCCCGAGGGTGGTCGACGCGGCCGTGCAGTTGAGCGGGTCGAAGGTGGCGGAGATGCGGATCTGCACCGGGCTCAGCACCGTCGCCGCCCACAGCTCGGCGGCGTACTCGAAGGCGATGAAGCGCTGCTCGCCGAGCGTCGCGCCGCGATTGCCACCCACCGGCGTCACCGGCGTCGGATCATTGAAGCCCTCGCCGGCGCCGTCGCGCGAGATGACCAGGACCGATGCGGCATCGCAACGACCCGCGACCAGGGCGCCCGCGGCGGCCAGAACGGCCGCGGCGAGCCAGGCACCTCCCCTCACCGGCCGCCCTCGCCCTCGATGCACTCGTGCAGCGCCGGGCCCCCGGGGTCGGCATGGCGCACCACCGCCGGCCGATGGCTGCCGCGCAGGTTCACCTTCACGCCGCCCGCCGGCGCCTGCACCGCCTCCTCCTCCCCCGGCTGCTCGGCCGCCGCAGACGCGGGCGCCGCGGCCGCCTCCGCCTGCAGCGCGGCGGCGCTCGGTCGGCCGACCACGCCGGTGTCGGGATCGCGGTACAGACGCATGGCGCGCTCGCCCGCGGCATCACCGGCGTGCGCCGGCGGGGCGCCCATCGCGAGCGCGGTGACCAGGACGAGAAGGGCGAACGGACTCTGGCGCATGGAGAGGATCCTCGGCGGTCGGAGTGAGGCGGACATCGCGTCACCGAACATGCCAGCAGGATGCAGCAATGCCTATCGCTGCTGCGCGGCCCCCGGACGGCTGAACTTGAAGAAGATGACTGAGAAGGGGGGGCGGGCCGCCCTGGACAGTTGGGCGACCCGCCGGCTGGAAGGGGGAACAAGGAGGATATTCCAGCTTGCGCGAGGATACCGAAACCGTCTCGCGCTGTACAGGTGGCATCCTCCTTATCCGCCTAGGTATTTTCCCTAACCCACCGATACCCTGGCAGATTGCATCCGGACATCACGGCACCCGCGGGCCACCCGGGGCGCCGCCCGATGACTCCCTCGGCGATCGCGGGCATGACAGCGGTCGCCCATGACCTTTCCTGCCCGGGCGCTCACGGAAGCGCTGGAAACGCATCGCGTTTTTTCAACCGCGACCAGGTGGCCTCGAGGCGACCCGGGCGTCGGTGGGGAAAGCTGCCCGGGGATAGCCAGCGCTCGGAGGGGAGAAAACAGCGGAGAGGGGGGAGTTCGTACTCTCCGCCGAGACCGGCAGGAAAATCGGGGCGTTGCGTGTTCAGCCGACAGCGGCTGCTACCGTTTTGCTACCAGCGCCGAGCACGGCGTCCGCGAGCCCGCACATCGCCTCGCGGTTCTTTTCCTCGGCGTCCCAGAACCAGTGGCTGTAGACGCTGAGCGTGATGGTCGGATCCAGTGGCCGAGCAGCTTCGCGACCTGCGTGACGCGTCGCCCCTGCATGATGAGGAGGCTCGCGAAGGTGCGCCGCAGGCCGTGCAAGTTGATCACGGGCCAGATCTCAGTGATGCCGCTCGACATATGTGAGGGAGGCGCTTGGCGCGTACAACCAGCGCCTCTACCTCGCGTGCACGGTGATGATCGGCGTGGCATCGGAGGCGATCGTGCTCGAAGCGGCCACCGCCCTCGCTAAGCTACCGGGTACGGAGAAGCTACGGGAGGAGCTGTCCAGCCGCCGCGTGTTCAAACGTGCGGGTTTCGGAAGGCGCTCGCCGCACGGGACGACGTTCCAGCGGGTCTCCGCGACGGAATGGACCTGGTCGTCCACGTTGCCGATCTCTTGCGAGCTGGCCGCAACGACGCAGGACACCCAACTGGCCACGGGCCACAGGCCGACGATTGCTTTACGTCGCTGAGCCTCTTCCCGCACTTTGCAAAGAGGCTCTACGCGCATCGGGACCGTTTCGTCTCTCTCGGTCCAACGGCCTAGTCGTCGAACGGACCCAAATCTAACTCAGTCAGCACGTGCCTTGGCGGATAAACAGGTCCCTTCTCGTAGTTCCAGAAATGGTGCCCCTTGAAGGTGTCTTTAAGCGCGTACCGAAGCATCTTCTCGAATCGGTAGTTTGAGCGCCTCGCCACGCAGAACGCCTCGAACATTCCGCGCGTCAGGTCCTTCAGCGCCTGTGTCGTTTCTGGACCGGCGATCAATTCCACCTCCACACGGTCGACTGGGACGAGACCCCATTGCTGGTGGAAGGCTGCGACCTTTCGTTGCAACTGCCTCTGCTCCAGCGCTCGCTGGTCCATCACCGACAGGAGTTCGTGAAAATGGCCGTCGCCCACAGATAGGTAGTGAACCAAGTCGGCGTGGGACCCTTCGAGGAGGAAATAGAGGGACTCGATGTTGAGGCTGGGACGCCTGACTACTCCGAGTGCCGCCGCGACCGTCCAGGCATTATCGCCCTCGGCGGCGACGGCGCGCAGGTGCTGACGCTCGAGTCCGTAGAGGATAGCCCGCTGTTCCAACAGGACCGCAAGAGCGCTCGTTCCATCAGCAACTCGCCGCCGGCGCTCCTCGGAACGGTCTCGCCGGATTTGGAATTGATAGGCGGCCAAAGCGCCCGCGAGCGCGCCGCCAAAACCCGAAACCAATGTCCCGAGTACGCTGCGGTCCTGCATCGCATCCAAGCCGGGCGCTCCAGCTTCGAGGTACAGCGCGAGGATCAGCACGGCCGCACCGCAGCTCACCACGTAAGATGCGATGCTGTGCTCGAGGAGCAGAATCGTCCCGCCGGCGAGAATCATCAGGGCCAGCGCCAGCAGGAAATGAGGGTGGACCATGTAGGGCATCAGCGGCGCCCTGCTACCACCCTGCTACCGCTCCGCGCCAATCCGGCAGAACCAGCAGCACCAGCGGGGCGAAAAAAGCCCCGATTTCCCTACCATACTGAGCCAGGCTGACTCAGGGAGAGATACAAGCGGAGAGGGGGGGATTCGAACCCCCGAACCCTTGCGGGTTACACGATTTCGAGTCGTGCCGTTTCAACCGGGCTCACGCACCTCTCCGCAGAGGAGGCGCGAGGTGTATAGCCGGGGCCGACGGGTGGCTCAAGACGAGGCGGCAGGGCCGCGGCGGGCCTGAAAGAATCGACGCAGCAGGGTCTGCGCCTCGTCGGCGAGGACGCCGCCGACGACCGCGAAGCGATGGTTCAGGGGAGCCGCAGCGGTGGCGTCGAAGAGGCCGCCGAGCGCCCCGCCCTTGGGATCGGAACACCCGTAGACCACCCGCCGCAGTCGCGCCTGGACGATGGCGCCGACGCACATCAGGCACGGCTCGACGGTGACGTAGAGCTCGCCGCCGGTGAGGCGGTAGTTGCCGAGCGCCTGGCCGGCGGCGCGCAGGGTGAGGATCTCGGCATGGGCGCTGGGGTCGTGCGCGGCGATCGGACGGTTGTGCCCGCGGGCCACGATCCGCCCGTCGAGCACCAGCACGGCCCCGACCGGCACCTCCCCCTCGCCTTCCGCCGCCGCCGCCTGGCGCAGGCTCTCGCGCATCCATGCGACGTCGGCGGCCGTCCCGGCGCTCATCCGGCGCACCGTTCCCGGTCCGCAGCCAGCGCGCCGGCAGCGCTGCGCGCCGCTGATGGCGCACGCGGCACGCGACGTACCGCATCAGCCGGCATGCCCTCCGCATCGCGCCGGCCGGCCGGCGCCGGACGCCTGGCGCGGCTCAGCAAACTTATCCTTCCGCACATCTCACGATCTGTGATAGCGACGGACATCCCACTTTAGAAGCGAATGATCGACGTCCCGGGCGATAGTTTTCTCCTGTCGACCAACCAGATCCTGGTTCGACGGACACGCGTCATCCTGCTGATCTGTCTCGTCGGCTCGGCGATCTTCACCGCGCTGCAGATCGCCGCCTGGCAGGATGGCTCATGGCCCGGCGTCGCCATCCACCTGCTCGGATTCGCCAGCATCGTCGCCGGCCTGATCGTGCTGCAATCCACCTGGGCGGTGCGGCACGCCTGGCTGGTCACCATCAGCACGGTCAGCGTCGCCTACCTGTTCACCGCCCTCGGCCGCTCGCTCAGCATCTCCGGCGAGTACGCGACCACCGCCATCCTCTTCGTCGGCGCGGCGCTGATCACGGCGACGATCATTCCCTGGGGCATCTGGGTGCAGGCCCTGACCGTCATCATCGGCGGCGCCTCGCTGCTGGCAGAGATCTGGCACCGCGACCGCAGCTTCGCCATCGTCGCCAGCGACGCCGCGGCGGCGGTCATGGTCGGCTTCGCCCTGTCGCTGATCGCGGCGCGCGAGATCACCAACTATCGCCTCGCCCATCGCCGCGAGCTGATCGATCGCAAGCGCGCCGAGCGCACCGTGCGCCGCCTCGCGGCGCGTCTCGAGCAGCGGGTGCTGGAGCGCACGATCGCGCTCGAACGCGCCCACGAAGCGCTGCACCGCCACCAGGCGGAGCTCGCGCACGCGCTGCGCCTGCAGACCATCGCCGAGTTGGTCTCGACGCTGGCGCACGAGATCAACCAGCCGCTGTGCGCGATCGCCAACTACTCCCGGGGCGCCGTGCACCGGCTCCGTCAGGGCATCGTCGACGTCGACGACCTGCGCCGGGCCTGTGAGGCCATCGCCCACGAGGGGCTGCGCGCCGGCGAGATCCTGCGCAACATCCGCGCCCTGGTGCGGCGGGAGTCGACGATCAGCGCCGACGTCGACGTCAACGCGCTCGCCGCCGACGCGCTGCGCGTCATCCATCCGCAGGCGCGCGAGCACGGCGTCACGGTGCGCCTCGAGAGCGGCGCCGACGTGCCGCGCGTGCAGGCCGACGGCACGCAGATCGAACAGGTGATGGTCAATCTGATGCTGAACGGCGTGCAGGCCGCGGCCCTGGCGCGGGTGGCGCCGCGCGAGGTGGTGGTGGCGACGACCGTCGAACGCGGCGAGGTGCAGGTCGCGGTGCGCGATACCGGTCAAGGGTTCGCGCCCAGCGTGCGCGACCGCCTGTTCACGCCGTTCCTCACCACCAAGGCGCACGGGCTCGGGCTCGGCCTGGTGATCAGCCGCTCGATCGTCGAATCGCACGGCGGCCGCCTCTGGGCCACCTCGCGCGACGAGGTCGGCACCACCTTCCGCTTCTCCCTGCCGGCCGGCGAGGTCGACGCCGCCGCGCGACGCGCCGGCGAGCACGGCGCGGCGCCGGTCGACTGACCGCCGAGCGGCCCGCTCGTCACCACGCCGGCGCGCCGAAGAGGCGGCCGTGGAAGAGCAGCAGGGCGGCGTACGCGGCGATCGCCGCGGCCGCCCGCCAGGCACCGATCTCGTCGACGCGCAGCGTGTTGCGGCCGGCCGCGATGGCGGCGAAGGGCAGCACCGACGTCTGCTCGGCAAAGCGGCGCCAGCGCCCGCCGAAGGCGCGCTGCCGCTTGGCGTCGATCGACGGCGGGCCGATCGACGCCAGCGTCAGCAGGGCGCCGAACAGCACCAGCGACGCGCTGTCGCCGTTGACCAGCAGGTGCAGCGCCGCCCACAGCGCGACGCCGCAGAGGAACGGATGCCGGGTGACGCGCAGGATGCCGCGCGCCGCGTCCGCGCGATCGAGCGCGCCGGCGCCGCCGGTGGCGGTCGGACTGGGCGTCGTCAACCCGATCACCACCAGCGCCACCGCCGCCGTCATGAGCGCGATCGCGGCGACGCGCAGCGGCGCCGGCGCGTGCCACAGCAACACCCGCGGCGCCGCCCGGTAGGCGAGGATCAGCCAGCCGAGGCTGGCGATCGAGAGCAGCGAGAACAGCCCGAGATACGCCTGCTCGCCGATCGCCGCGACAATGCGGTCGCGCAGCCGGGTGCCGGCGATGAACAGATGAATGCCGACGAACACGGCGCCGGCCAGCCCCAGCGACGCCATCGCCGACTCAGCCGCCGTAGAACGTCTTCTCTCCGAGGTCCTTGAGCCACAGGGTCGCATCGTCGGGGCGACCGCTGATCTCGCCGGCGACGCCGGCATCGACCACCTCACCGACGAACACCGAGTGGTCGCCGAGCTCGACCGTCGCGCTCAGCCGGCACTCGACGTACGCCGGCACCGACGCCAGGATCGGCGCGCCGGTGCTGCCGCGGCGATAGGCCTCGCCGTTGATCCGATCGCCGTCCCGCGCCGCCGGCTTGAAGAACGCGAAGGCCGCGGCCTGCTGCCCCTTGCCGAGAACGTTGAGCGCGAAGGCGCCGCTGGCCTTGATCACCGCGTGCGCGCCGGAGTCCGTCTTGACCCCGACCGCGACCAGCGGCGGCTGGAACGACGCCTGCGTCACCCAGTTCACCGTCGCCGCCGCCACCGTCCCGTCGGCATCCTCGGCGGTCAACACGTAGAGCCCGTAGGGAATCATGCGCAGGGCGGTCTTCTTGGCGTTGGCGTCCATCGCGGTCCTCCGGCGCCGGAGTAGAACGCAATCGCCGTGCGGGCGCAATCGCCGCGGCGCGCGCTGCTCGCGGTGTCGCGCATGGACGCCGGCGACGCGGACCGCTAGAGACGCCTGGCGCCGTCGGCGGCGCCCATCGATGCCCACCCCCTTCACCGCCCTCTCCGCCGGCGAGCGCGCCGCCGCGCTCGCCGATCCCGGGACGCTGCAGATCCTCGGCGCCGATCCCGGGGTCGGCATGGTCACCGCGCAGGCGGCGATCGACGGCCGGCGCGTCCTGCTCGCCGTCAGCGACGGTCGTCTGCGCGGCGGCACGGTCGGACACGGCGAGGCGCGCCAGCTCGGCGATCTGATCGCGCGCGCCGAGCGGCGCCGCGGCGCCGTGGTGCTGTGCTGGAACACCGGCGGCGTGCGGGTCCAGGACGGCCCGGCGGCGCTCGGCGAGGCCTCGGCGCTCGGCGTCCGCCTCGCCCGCCTGGCGCTCTGCGGCACGCCGGTGGTCAACCTGGTGAGCGGGCCGCGCGGCTGCTTCGGCGCCCCGTCGGTCATCGCCGCCGTCGGCCACGCCACCCTGCTGACCCGCGACGCGCTGTGGGGACTCACCGGACCGCAGCTCCTCGAGGGCGGCGCCGCCGAACACGACGTCGCCCGCGCGGTGATGGCGGCGCCGGCGCGCCGGCGCGCCGCGCACGCGACCGGTCTGGTCGAGGACAGCCGCGCGGCGGTGCGCCAGGCGATCGCGGGGGCGCTCGCCACGCCGCTGCGGCGCGTCGGACCCGCCGCCGCCCTGGCGCAGGGACTGGCGATCACCGGCCATCTGCTCGCCCAACTCGACCCGCCCGAACCACCGGCTGCCGCCGCGCGGGCGCGCCGGCGCGACCTCTTCGCCTACTCCTTCCGCGGCCAGTGGCACGCCACCGAGCCGAGCGTCCGCCTCGGCCTGGTCCACGCCGCCTGGGGCGATCTGCGCGGCGTCCGCACGCTGGGCATCATCGTCGGCCCCGACCGCTCGCCGCACGGCATCGGCGTCGCCGAGGCGCACGCCGTGCTGCAGGCCGTGCACCAGGCGGTCCGCGCCGCGCCCGGGGCGCCGATCATCACCTTCCTCTTCTGCCGCGGCCACGCCAGCGATCTGCGCCAGGAGCGAGCCGGCATCTCGCGCGCCCTCGCCGAGTGCCTGCGCGGCCTGATGGTCGCGCGCCTCGCCGGCCACCCCCTGCTCTGCGTGCTCGGCGGCGGCGCCTACGGCGCCGCCTATCTGTCGATCGCCGCCCCCAGCCACCGCATCCTCGCCATCCAGGGCACGACGGTGGCGCCGATGGCGCCGCGCGTCCTCGCCACCTTCCAGCAGTTGCGCGACCTGCGCGATGCGGCGCCCGCCGGCGACAACCTGGCGGCGATGATCCCCGGCATCCGCATCGTCGACAGCGTGGTGCGCCTGCCGCGCGCCCTCGGCGAGGAATTCACCGCCGTGCGCGACCGGGTCGGCGAGCAGCGGCGGAGCCGCCTGGCGCTGGCGCCCTGAGGGCGCGGCAGCGCTCGACGGCGACCTGCACGCCGAGCGGGGTCGCCGCCAGCACCGGCGTCGCGAGATCCGCGAGCCGCTCGATGGCCGGCGCCATCGAGACCTGCCCGAGCACCAC is a window from the bacterium genome containing:
- a CDS encoding flavin reductase — protein: MDANAKKTALRMIPYGLYVLTAEDADGTVAAATVNWVTQASFQPPLVAVGVKTDSGAHAVIKASGAFALNVLGKGQQAAAFAFFKPAARDGDRINGEAYRRGSTGAPILASVPAYVECRLSATVELGDHSVFVGEVVDAGVAGEISGRPDDATLWLKDLGEKTFYGG